The Glycine soja cultivar W05 chromosome 4, ASM419377v2, whole genome shotgun sequence genomic sequence ttgatgcaaaaactttgaagaaaaagttgaagattGGAACATCTCGTTTAGCGCATATGACAAGCCCACCGCATCTTCTCTCTTAGTAGCCTTAGCATAAAGAAGACTCACCAGAAAGCTCAAAGGCACACTAAGCGTGTGATTGCTGCCATACTTGCTAATCCCATACGTTGATGCGCTCAGCACGAGATCACATCGCCATTGTCGTTAAGCCTAAAAGTACGCCCTCAGCGCGAGGTTGCATGAATTTTAAGATACTTTAGGCCTATAAGAGGAGTAGGAAGCAAAAGAGAAAGATACACAAAGACTCAAAGTTCTCTATTCAATACACCCCAAAGCTTGAGCATCATCTTTAATAAATGCGGGTGAAACTTGGAATAACATTATACAGAGAAAAAGTACTAACATTGCATCACAAGTAGTTTTGGCATGTTAGGCCCCAACACATTTACATTCTCAATTCATCTTTTGCATtcaaattattgtttatttatcttgttttcttatcttttacttttgtcCTTCAATTTCACACTTacaattctttatcttttatgttccttctaattacttaaaaattggATTTGTactaatctaagtacaaacaaaatttatgtagaattgacactcggacttccgttttattttattacttgtgacaaattggtacacttgtcaacgagttaacattcttcttcctttatgtttctcatttttttctctacCCATCCATgttctttatttttactttttttttttttcatttcttgtcAAGAATATCGTTTAGTGTGTACCATGTGGTTGGCAAATTGGAATTCAATCATAGAATATCGTTAATTTTGTCAGATTCACATTTGGGTGTAGCTGCATTATCTTTGATCGTTTTGTTCTATTGATGAACATTAATCTCAGGGCTTCTAAATTGCAGCAATGGGTATTCGTTAATTGTGTTGGATGGACCTCCATAGCTATTCCTTGAAAAAATTGGCAATTGATTAaccttaatttgagtgcgtgaAGTGTGTACCATGTAGCTGGAATTGGAATGTTGCCAATTTGCACCTTCTATGTTTTAGAAACCGATTGAGATTGCTTATGACTTTAAGCaagtttttttaacttttataaatattatttaaaatctttAACATTGACAAACTTCAGGTTATATTGGGTATAGGCGTATTAAGTCCTGTGCTAAGAATTGTGTTTTGCAACTTATGTTAATGAAGGCATTGGTGTTGGAACTGCCTAGAGGATACAATGACTTGATTTTCGTGTGATGGGAGTTGAAAAGGTTGTCATGTTCACTATTGCTAGTCTCATTGCTAAAACTTCATGGATTCCTTATGCGGGAGTCACTTTCATTTCGAGCCTTAACTAAATGCAACAAAATATGTTTGCATTcatgtaccaaaaaaatgtCTCTGACAAAGGATTTGTTGTTATTCATTCTTACTGTATAGCTGAAAGTAAGTTTCCTGAATAAGATTGTGAGTCAGTATCTGTTGTTTGTAATTCAGCCATGTAAGAAGGATTTCAAACCAAGTAAGGACAGTACCGAATTGGTTTACATGTTACACTTGTACAAATAAGTAATGTTCTTGGTGGAATTCGCGTAACTCACATAATCGACTCTTTTGTTTAGGGTTTAACAAAGCAAAATAATACTTGTGCTATTGTACATCCAATATGTATAAGTATTATAAGTGATAAGAGGAGAGATAGAAAGAAATGATGAGTGTTGAGTAGGAGTTGAAAAAAAAGTGTCTAAATATCATTATTGTTTAATGTATTAGTAGGACCTTGAATTTTGTGAGAATTTTTAATGAAGTccctaaattaaaaatatatataattaggtGCTTGGAGTTAAAAAAGTTTTACAGTTGGATCTTTGAGGTTAGTTCATGGCCGCTTGAAACCAAAAGAAGAATGCTTAATTCTACTTTGGGTTTCTTTAAGTAttataatcatatataattttagtctccTATGTTCtaactatatataataattggatTCCCATACAATTTTAATCCCCAAGTTCTAATTGTGCTAATTGGATCTCCATATAAATTTAGTCTCCAAGTTTCAATTGTGACAATTGTTTCATCATGTATTACAATAGTAGTAATTTAGTTCctaagtatatattttatttcatatatattaacaaGAATGATGTTATTAAATAGagccaataaaattaaataattgtgaTATATGATAGACCTAGTTAGTTGACATAATTAAAACTTAgaggaataaaattatatatttgtgaTATGTGAGAAacccaaataaaataattagacAATTAGAATTCAAGAAACTAAAATCACACTATTACATGGGTAAAAATTGGTTCTAAGTGGTATCCAAACAGGCAAGAATTATtctcattattgtttttaatcaaagttagttttttatttattttgatatttgttgTAAGAAATTAacgatttaaaaaaaagaattatagaaaAACTTTTCTATAGATAAGCATATTTCTACTAGTATTTGATGGTACAAAAGAAGAAGGGCCTAGATTAATTAGATTTGCTAATTTTGATGTATATACAGTACTGATGACAAAATCAGCGGAATCCTCTTCCTCTGGATTGATAGAGTTCGAGCCTGCTCTTGGCTTCTGGTAAGAGTGGTTGGATGGAGGGTTGGTCGATGAGATGTGGCTGCTTGGTGCACCACTCGAGAACAATGAGCACCTCTTCTTGCGCCAGTGTCTCGCTTTTGGGGACGTGCAGCGCTATGTAACAAAGCAGAGTAACGGAAGAAATCTGAACCATTTGCTCCCCAAAGTAAACGAGTTGAATCAAGTGCTTGGCGCCCCCTGCCTCTATGATGGCGTTGCAGTGATTCTCATGAAGGTAGTTGTCCGTACAAGCAAATTTGTTGAGCGCAATGGCCGCTTCCATGCTAACCTGCGCCTCTCTTTCGTCCAGAAGCCTCACCAACGGCCCTATGAGTCTTGTTTCGGTGGCTCTGAACGTCCTCGCCAAATTTCCCACGGATCTGACGCAAGCTATGAGAAGTTCCGCTTGTTCTTTTTCGATTACTTTAAGGAGCTGCTCCACCACAGCCTTGGCAGCAGGGGAAGTTGGTTTGAAAGCAGAGCGCCTCAGCTCCGAATGTTGCTCCGACACTGCAGTGATTTCCATCAACGCCATTGCCGAATACGATTGCACATCGTCTGgtcctttttccaaaagaaccGCGAAACACAATAGAGCCCTTGACTCTGTTATGCTCCGACACACGGTCAAGTTTCCCCTCGAGAGTTGCCATAAGGCTCTGGCTGCCATGGCCTTCATCTGTGCCTTGGTCCCCGCGTCTTCATATTCCCTCCCCTTAATACTCTTCCCAGCAATTGCCAAGTGCGAACCATTCCCActctgttgctgttgttgtttctTGGTGTTGGCTTTGTCATCCTCCTCCATGGCGCTCTTTATGGCCATTGTGTTGGAAACCACGTTGTGCATTAGAGTGGATGACTGACCCGACATGGGGTGAGAAACCTGCTTATCATCATCCTCTTCCTGCGCGCTGGTTGTATTACTCGCCATTAGAACCGAGTGAATGGATTTGTGTTTGTTCGCAATGGCGTACTTGCTATGCTCTTGAATTGTCTCAAACGCCAGATGGCTAACCAGCAAGCGTATGGCGTTGTTCTGCGAAAAATGATCCTGGCATTTCGGGTGATTCGCGGCGAGTTCAGAGATAGCCCAGGCAACAACCGTTTGAACCTTCATGTGGCCTTCTTTGAGGACCTTGGCAAACACGGAACAGACACCGGAGTTGACAATGTGCTCCACGCTTTCAGGATCTTTCCCGAGCAAGCCGATGGCTCTGGCGGCGTTTTCCTGACCGTccattcttccttccttgaggaGCTTAAGCAGAGGGGGGACGCCGCCTTCTTCGATGATGAGCTTCCCGTAACGGTCGTTGTCGCGAGCGAGAGAGACGAGCGAGGCGGCAGCGTCGGAACGTTCGTCCAAGGAAGCGCCGGAGAGAAGAATAGCGACCTGCTCCCAAATGAGGCAGAGGATGGGCTCGTTGGCGGCGATGGGAGGGAGGCCGAGGTACTCGTCGTCGCGCTCGTCGGCGGAGGCGGAGACGCGGAGTAGCCACTGGACGTCGCCGACGGAATTCTCGAGCTGCATGGAGGTCTTGCGGAAGGCAGTGGCGGGGATGATGGTGAAGAGCTTCTTGATGAGGCTGTTGGCGCGGCATTTGGTAACGAGCGCCAGGGCCTTGTCGAGGACTTGTTCGGTGTCGTCGATGATGCGGCGCGTGGGACGCTCGTAGAGATCGTTGCTGTTCCTGGCGGCCTGGCGGAGGAGGCCCGCCAGCTTCTCCGATTTGGATTTCAGCTCCAGACATTCCTGTCGGAAATTCTGGGCCTCCTCAGCCAGCTTCGAAACCTGGTCCGCCATTTGTATCGGGCTCGCCAGGATCTCCTTGACGATGCTCGACATGTTTGCAGCGGACCCTCACTTGGCCACAACAACGCTAGCTAGCTGTTTCTGTTtctgattgattgattaatgaCTAGTTCTATTCCTGTCTGAAATCAAAGGTTTATTCATGGTGGCGCCGCCGGGGAGAAGTGAGAGAGAATTATTATGGGAATGGTTCAACGGCTTTTTCTCCCAAGTTTTTACATACAGTTAGTGCAAATGGTTGGTCCAAACCCAGCCATGACCATTCAAGTACTTCTCCGCTTTCCACACCCAATCATTAGCGATTGCAAACCACGCTCTATCCTACTCCTGACAGAGAAAGCGCCATTGcaataaacttaattaattaattaatcatcataACTAGTAAAGGAAGATTAATTCTAAGAGATCAATTTTAATGCactgttaatataaaaaaaattacattactcTAAGAGATTAATTGCTACACTAACAGTTTGTCAATAGTTGCTAATATGAAAACTCTTTACATcactctaattttttattaccaCTTACATTACTCTAATTCTAAATCATCTTTCCATGTTTCGTACAAATCTTTCAACttactaaataaattaaaaataattaataagtaataatgaaattaaaaataattaataagtaatattaaaagttatttcCTAAAATACAacttcctttttatttaaattattttaaatttcataatatatattcCTAGGAACATTTAAATGTAACTAgacatgtttttaaatatatcaagaaataaattttttagtcaAAATATTCTTGAGAATTTGATTTCTAGAAATATAACATAATACCATGAAATAAACGCCCCTATAATTTTGgtggaataataaaaatattgtattttctCGTACATCATTATGGATtggattagtattttttttgggtatttTTAACTCTCTCATCTCTTGAAATTCTATTTATTCTAGatcaaaaatgaatattttgtatgaattgtgattttaaacaattgcaaatataaatatatattccatcttaaaaaaaatattatgtgatAAATTAGTGTGATTACTCATGCAATACACAAAATCATATTGcatatgattttataataaaaaattatgaataatttctcactatttaaaaaacacaaaattataattttttatgataatttatcaaaaaaattataagggaaagtttttaatgttaatattaatcatgataaaattaacattttcaaTCTTTAAAGGTGTGATATGTGTAAAAGAAATGAGTATAAATgttcataaatttataaaaaaaatgaataaaaatcaaatgaaatagttataaatatgaaaatacaagtTAAAAGGCATGCATAATATATCTACATTAGTGTTACctcattggcaagtgcaccaattttatcacaagtGGTAAAGTAAAACGGAAGTCTAAGTGTTAAGTTCATAGagactttatttatatttagattgaTGTATTCTCAATTttcaagtaattaataaattgaattaaagatttgtgagatgaaaaattaaaagcaaattgacataaaaattaaactaatatcTAAAATAGGCAAGaccaagaaaaacaaacaatttgGGGGTTGTGATGCGAATGTTGATTCAGAATGCAAATATGTTGGAGTCTAGCTTACTAAAACTACTCTcaatgtaatgttaatgattttctttatttaatattattcaaatttttaccTACATCTATTTATATACTCTAATCATGATCCCTCAAGTGAAAAAgcctaatttatttaatattttccctAATCCCTTAGAagaataaactaaataaattgCATTAGAAATAGAGATGCATAAAATAGGCTAAACAATATCATTCTATCCCTAGACATGAAACATTTAGATGTCATTTCCCAATTCTTAGAAGATAAACATTTCCCAATAACTAAATCATAAAACAAATACATGAATATAGGTGATCAAACCACAATCAGTAAAATCAAGCACAGAAAACaggcaataaaaattaaaataacattaaatcgataataggaaaaaaattatatcatgaaCGTTTGGTTGCTAGGCTCCCAACAATGAGAAGTTTAATCTGTTATTGTCATGAGAGGTTTTACAATTGCAAGGGGTTGATGAGGAGAGAAGAAGAACAATAGGGATGGAGATGAAGGGAAGAAATGACTTTTAGGTTTGTTTCTCCTATTTGGAAGACTCTAATTTCGTGGATATTCAATGTAAAGCTTTGTGTCTCGATATatctctttcttttgctccCTCCTCTTTTTATAGGTGAAGTCAGTTTAAAATTTACACAATCTCGCGCTAAGCACGAccgttgcgcttagcgagtgagtTGGTGATCACGCGTTTAGCGCGCGACTCGCACTAAGCACGCCTTCACGTATTATCTGCTTCTACATGTGACTTCTATGCGCTAAGTGAGTGTTGCACGTTGAGTGAGAGTCTTCAGATCTTTAACTTCTCTTTCAAGCTTTCTTGTGTGTTTATGTAACAAATACACCATGACTACTTTCCACCTTCCCGCCAACAACAAGCCCAACGCGTCTTCCTCTGACCTCTACTTCTCCCACCACCTGGGCTCTAACGACATTAGCTCCGTCTACCTCGCCAAACTCAACGATGACTCCCTCTCAGTCATGTTTGCCACCAAGGTCATGGTTTCCCCAATGACACCAAAGGATGTGCGACATCTATTTGATAGTTGGGTAGCTGATGCATGCCACTTATTTGATGATACAGGCTAGGTAGCAGATGCAACAATGTGTAAGCACCACACACCCAACGACGAGGACTATCTTGAGTGCTCGAGCGTGCGTGACTTCATTACAAAGCCAAAGTTGGTGTTCTTCTTGATGTCCACGATGGCGGTGAAAGTGAAGTTAAGACTTGAGAGgtcagtttttgtgttttgtgaCTCCATCGTTACGGTCTCCATAAGTGACGGAACCAAAATTGGGGGTGATTTGGGAGAAGATAGAGTAGGTGTGAGAGCGGATAATCGATAAAAGATAACGTCGAGTTTGGTAGCCATCTTTGGAGTCTTGGTGGTCATGGTGGATTTGTGATTGTTCATAACAGTAGATGTTTGTTTTCGGCTTCTTTGGTCTCCAAAATCACGCATCGTTGGGGAACGTCGGCGCTTCTTGCATTGATAGACAATAAATGACAGTTAGCTATTAATACGTACTATTTATGTAGATAAATAGAAActgaaaaagaaacaatttcATATAACTTGGCACGCGTCATGAGGAGGAGGGACTGACAAATAACAATCGCTTGGGGAAGGTATGAACTATTGCACGGTGCGTAAATTCATAGACTAGTTCAACTTTTCCTTGTGTAGAAACTAGAAAGAGGGGTAGATGTGCGAAGGTAAAAAACCATACCACGCAAAACctccatatattatatatagaagaaagataaagacaaaaacTTATACAAGAATATTCAATTTTCTATTGTGCATTTTTAATGGGATTATTTCCCCCAAAATAATCCTTTCTAATTAAACGTGCTAGATATAAAGGAAGAAGCCtataaattagtaattatttGCAAGTGGTGAATTTGCAGGTGACATTTCCAGCACCAGAATTGGCCCTCTTGAAGCGTAGAGCAGTAAGCAGGACACTCCTAGTGGAGCCCATCAAAGCCAAATTCATGTGTTGGACGACGCCGAGTGGATGATAAGAAAATTGAAAGCTGTTATAGGAGTTAAGAAGTGCTGTGATCCCTTCTCTGAGAAGAGTCCTGTAAGGGTCTCCTCTCCCTTTCAACCCATGCCACAGTGTAATGTCTGTTCCGTATCTCCTCGCCGCAACCATTCCAAATGCCACTGCTACTTTTGTGTCCCCGTTCACACCCCTCCAGTAGCATTTGTATTCTGGCAGTGTCCACTTCctgaaaatttacaaatttattcaTTAAACTTGTTTATCAAAGCCATGATTATGATTTCTAGAAGGAcaacttaaatatatattaacacgGGTATTGTTAAtcacattgattaaaaaatttaaatgaaaaaatatatattatataaatcataaaaaaaattatatttcttcaataaaaatatttttagtttaagttttttaattaatgtctttaaaatactaattaatatttttctattaacaTTAGTACACTGTATAACGTTTGTTAAGTTCTTCCGTGGCGCCCCTATTTTAAGTAGACCTAAATAGTGACACTGCTAATTCAATTTCTAGTCAAACACATGCATTGACACATGAGGTGACGAGGGATGCTTTCATTTGTCCTACCCAAATATGTGCACATATAAAACTAGCTAGTCATGCTTTAATGTGATAGGCAAGTATATATATAGGTGATTTAATTAGTTTCAACAACTATTAGAGAGTGTTATTATGAACCAATGTCGGAAGTTAAATATTAACCTTGGTTAGTCGGATATAAAGTATAAACTTACTCTGACGGACATGCTGAAGCTTCTGCAAAAATCACTGGTGGCAGAGGAGGCAGTGATGGCAGGGGAGGCAATGATGGCAGGGGTGGTAGTGATGGCAGGGGTGGCAGGGGTGGCAATGGCGGCAATGGCGGAAATCCTGGTACTGGAGGTAGATTGAAATGTGGTGGAGGCTTGGTTGGTGTGTCTGGTGCTGGGACTGGGTTGGAAGATGTAGAACAGTACTGCATGGGTTGTGCAGGCTGAGCAAGGAGAGAATCCACTGTATACATCTCCATGTCAAACATCCTAAACATGAGTTTTGGATTTTGTGAAGGACCAGCCACTTCACCACAACCCGTTGACCCTTGACCACTGCCCGAGACATGGGCAGAACAACCACTCAAGTCGGGTGCGCCATCGAACCTCATTGTATAGCTTCCAAACCAGTTTGTTGTTTCTTCTCTTGACATTGTAATTTGTCCATTACTGTCAGCACAGGACAGAGTTACTTTTGCACCTGTATCAAGCAAGAAGGAGCAtggcaataaaaaaatgtggatTGTGACCAAGCATCATTTATCATCTTAATGACACCTGTAATCTTTTCAAACTTCATTTATTGGAAGAAGAAAGTAAGGGGTTGACTTGTCCATACTTTTTATCTACCCAAAGACCGTTAGGCGGCACTTACTAAAGCTAAGAGGCAAAAATGATTCTTTCACTTCACATTTCACAAGATCTGAGCAAGGGAGATAAAAAGCAGATAAATGTTATTGGTACATAAATTTTTacctcaaaatttataaatgaaagaaaagggagaagaatACAAGGTGTATAATATCTATATAAGAGGTGTGAACTGTGAATTACAAATCAaccttaataattattataaagtcAATAAGTGTattaaacaatattataaaaaattaatctatctttagaatttgacaaaataattatttaaaaaaaatactaaatttaacAGTCAGTCAGCACCATTTGTATTCTGTAGAAAAAAAGTCAGGCgtaaacatttttcaaaacatatttaaaaaagattgtGAATAACAATAACCAATCACTTGAAAACAGAATGTTTCGTGCATGTGGGTGGAGTACATTACTTCAAGTTCCAACCAGAgacaagaacaaaaatgttgaaGGATTTAGATCTCACCATTAATAGGATAATCGAAAAGGGATCTCTGTCCGTCTTTGCATTGGTCACAGAAGACAGTGCCAGTGACCATGGTGTCTGCCTGCGTTCCATCAATGGCCACTGAAAGAATGAGAAATGCTGCAAAGAAAAGCTTCTCCGGTAAGTCCATGAATACAACTGGAAGCTCACTGAGCAAAAGCAAAGAACTAAGAAATGGATTTGAGGGATCAGAACGTGAAGAATACTTAAATAGCTGAATGCTAGCGAGGAAAAAAGTGAATTGAATAAGCACTAAATGGAGGCTCATTTCTTAGTTCTAACCTTCAACTGCTACATTTAATGCTGTATTGTaccaaaaatcattttcaaatgcGATTGAAAGTTTGAAGACAGTACGGTATTCATTTATGTTAGATGCTAAGAGTCGAAATAGCTACCGTGTagaaaatttaacatattacGCTAATGTTAGTAATAATTCaccattccttttttttattaggaaaaaaataaggatTATTGACCGTTCAATGAGTTCATTCTAATAAGATTATTAAACTCAAGAGTTTAAGTAGATTTGTGAGAGTTTCATATTCAAACTTATAGACCCGTGAGAGTTCCATACTCAACTTGTAGACtcataacatataaaaataataacaaaatatctataaataacatactaattaaacatttcaacaatataataaaataaaatagtaaattatgaagttcaaaatatttaaataaccaagtctagtaataatacatcactCCTGGATAATAACTTGCAGAGGTTATAATAGTGGTATATCATTCTCATAGaggatttgatgttattaaagaaTAAGGATGtgatattattaaaggtgaAAATTTGTATTTAAGAATAACACGCTAAATGAAAATATGTTGAAGGTTAAATAGacagaaaacaacaaaaaatgacttacattttgacctaatttttttaacttgttaattCGTTGACTCAATGAATTTGTCCAGAGTCTATtaaaaaagagtttactcaagaGTCAATTCGCAGAGAACAAGTGGACTCGTAAACTCGTAAAAGTTAGcgagttaactcgagagtttgataaccatagattgtaatataaaaaatgtggtaaatttatgaagaaaatttgttcttaataactcttttttcttgtattttaaattatccCAGAAGTTTTAAATGAAAAGATCGTTACTTCCTCATCATGTGTGTAATTTGAATCTACTTTACATGGTTTATCAATTATGAAAAAgagtattgttttttttacgaATATAGAAGTATTCTTTTCACATGTTTTACAAAGTTTTTTTGTACAATTTTTACAGAGTTGTTTGATAATATGTCATTATATtttctaaagatttttttttacgataTTGTATAAgagtaagttttatttattttttatttttttactttgaagtATAGAGGTTTATTTAAAAGTAAGTTTGATCCTCGTTGCtgtcaatgtaaaaaaaagtataaaagttTTAAGATAATTTCCGGAACCAACAGGTTTAAAAGAAAACTCTTATGAAAGTTTTGAAGGAATTATGAATGAGAAAATAATATAGAATGAACAGGCAAATCTTCagatttaattaaagaaattcgATCGGTCCAGCTGCTCCTTCAGGAGCGGCACTCGTTTATACTATAaattgactttttttaaaagcaaatcaTGTCATGTACAGGACAATTAATTCCACATAGTGAGGGCCATACAAACAATGCACGAAGCCAGGAAGGGAAAATACGGTGATTCATGGCGGAATGTCACGGTTAGAATTACTAGTAAGACAGTAATCATGTGTTATGGAAGCATACGTGGGGGGTTCTAATTTCTATGAGCTGATGGTGCCATGGCGGTACGTACTTTATGAGTATTTAGTGAGCCGTCGAGGTAGCCAGAAACattaatggaaaaataaaaatccccAACTGTCGGAAAAATAAGCTCCTTGTGTGAACTGTATCTTGTTCAAATTTAGTAAACTTTTCTACTTTCCAACCACAAGATCACATGTTAATGCCAGGATTTATTAGTTCCACACTATTGTTGTATACAGCCTGATTATATCTGTACTCCAATCATTCTTTTAATCTATAGCTTTACaaagtaattttgttttattttatctgtttttttttaatatatgaaacatgatttatttttaagtttttattactGATATTTGAATTCTGaacaaaattatcaattatcaaaaatataaataagatattAGTTTCTTTGGGGAAAATTACCCAAAACGCAGAAGGGGTATATAAGTAAAAATGGTATTCCAAAAGCAATTCCCTTGAGTTCATTTTGTTTCGAGTTGAAAGAAAACTATATCCACCAACTAATAACTAATCCACAGTTGCTACAAAAGATCATgctaacaataaatttaaatgctcGTTAACCGAAATCAACATATTAATACCTGATCAATAAAAGAATCAATAGAATCAGGTAACTGAATAACAAGTACGATCGAGCTAACGTCCTACAAAAAAAGCAGGAAAGAAACACATTGCACTGGCTATCATGGATGATAAAACATACCATGAAATCACTCTTAAGAGTGTTGCAATGTGGTAGCAATCCCCATTTCAGTTTGAAAAAGATTGCTTGAATCGCGATTAGCGAATCACACATTGTATAAGATGGTTCCTATGGTAGTTGTATACAATAGCCTGCAAATAGTCAGAAAACTATAGCATCACAAGCAATCTACACTGCAATGCTCCAAATCATGAATCCACTAGGTTTATACCATTGTATTATTGCTAGATGCTAGTAGAATAGGTTCTCTTACGTCAATCTCGGGAAAAGTCACTTTTCAACATAATCTGAACCATGTAAAAGGTTCAGGTGTCCATCCTCAATGCGCTTTACCAAGTCCTCACCAATGTACCATGTTAAGGACCCTGCATCAAATAGCAATTCAAAGTAATCACTGGATCAGGTTTACTCCCTGTAAATTAAGAAATCTCTTTCTGCTGCGAGAGATTCTATGCACAATTGATAATTACAGGAAATAAGAAGATACAATCACGAATCCATAATTCAAGGGATTTCGGCCTGGacacatttcaaacaaaaaataaattgatgatTGGTAATTAGGCATGCGCAATTGATTGAAAGTAACATGTAATTTGTACCTTGTTTGTTGGATTGTTCTTGTTCTCTTGTCGCATGCAATAAGATTGTTCCTGAAAGAACAATGACAAATCCACATATCTCAGAGGCTATGCTACCTGCACTCTGCTCAGAccaatcctgcacagaa encodes the following:
- the LOC114408040 gene encoding uncharacterized protein LOC114408040: MSSIVKEILASPIQMADQVSKLAEEAQNFRQECLELKSKSEKLAGLLRQAARNSNDLYERPTRRIIDDTEQVLDKALALVTKCRANSLIKKLFTIIPATAFRKTSMQLENSVGDVQWLLRVSASADERDDEYLGLPPIAANEPILCLIWEQVAILLSGASLDERSDAAASLVSLARDNDRYGKLIIEEGGVPPLLKLLKEGRMDGQENAARAIGLLGKDPESVEHIVNSGVCSVFAKVLKEGHMKVQTVVAWAISELAANHPKCQDHFSQNNAIRLLVSHLAFETIQEHSKYAIANKHKSIHSVLMASNTTSAQEEDDDKQVSHPMSGQSSTLMHNVVSNTMAIKSAMEEDDKANTKKQQQQQSGNGSHLAIAGKSIKGREYEDAGTKAQMKAMAARALWQLSRGNLTVCRSITESRALLCFAVLLEKGPDDVQSYSAMALMEITAVSEQHSELRRSAFKPTSPAAKAVVEQLLKVIEKEQAELLIACVRSVGNLARTFRATETRLIGPLVRLLDEREAQVSMEAAIALNKFACTDNYLHENHCNAIIEAGGAKHLIQLVYFGEQMVQISSVTLLCYIALHVPKSETLAQEEVLIVLEWCTKQPHLIDQPSIQPLLPEAKSRLELYQSRGRGFR
- the LOC114408408 gene encoding uncharacterized protein LOC114408408 is translated as MDLPEKLFFAAFLILSVAIDGTQADTMVTGTVFCDQCKDGQRSLFDYPINGAKVTLSCADSNGQITMSREETTNWFGSYTMRFDGAPDLSGCSAHVSGSGQGSTGCGEVAGPSQNPKLMFRMFDMEMYTVDSLLAQPAQPMQYCSTSSNPVPAPDTPTKPPPHFNLPPVPGFPPLPPLPPLPPLPSLPPLPSLPPLPSLPPLPPVIFAEASACPSEKWTLPEYKCYWRGVNGDTKVAVAFGMVAARRYGTDITLWHGLKGRGDPYRTLLREGITALLNSYNSFQFSYHPLGVVQHMNLALMGSTRSVLLTALRFKRANSGAGNVTCKFTTCK